Proteins from a genomic interval of Lentimicrobiaceae bacterium:
- the rsmG gene encoding 16S rRNA (guanine(527)-N(7))-methyltransferase RsmG, with translation MEAITKYFTNLNAVQLKQFQEMKELYGYWNERINLISRKDFDSFYLHHVLHSLSICKIISFTDNTKIIDVGTGGGFPGIPLAIMFPNCDFVLVDSIQKKTNAVKQIAADLSLKNVEVITGRIEEMDIKSHFVVSRAVTQLPVFVKWIKGKIVSENFNELKNGILYLKGGDFEDEIKKIKNKVVQYPISDFFAEPYFETKKIVYIKA, from the coding sequence ATGGAGGCGATTACAAAATATTTTACAAATCTTAATGCGGTTCAGCTGAAGCAATTTCAGGAGATGAAAGAATTGTACGGCTATTGGAACGAGAGGATTAATTTGATTAGTCGCAAAGATTTCGATTCCTTTTATTTGCATCATGTGTTGCATTCGTTGAGCATTTGTAAAATTATAAGTTTTACCGATAATACAAAAATTATTGATGTCGGCACAGGTGGCGGGTTCCCCGGAATACCTTTGGCTATAATGTTTCCTAATTGCGATTTTGTTTTGGTAGATTCTATTCAAAAGAAAACCAATGCAGTCAAGCAGATAGCTGCCGATTTGAGTTTAAAAAATGTAGAAGTCATAACCGGTAGAATTGAAGAAATGGATATCAAGTCGCATTTTGTTGTAAGTCGTGCCGTTACTCAATTGCCTGTTTTTGTAAAATGGATTAAGGGGAAAATTGTCAGCGAAAATTTTAATGAGCTGAAAAACGGTATTTTGTACCTAAAAGGAGGTGATTTTGAAGACGAAATTAAAAAAATAAAAAATAAAGTTGTGCAATATCCAATTTCCGATTTCTTTGCAGAACCGTATTTTGAGACCAAAAAAATTGTATATATAAAAGCGTAG